From Desulfobacterales bacterium:
TCCCCTGACCATTGGGTCTTCCACGGTCCAGAAGTTGTGTATGATCAGCGTTACCGGCACCAAAAAAATCCAGATCAACAATACCCCGATTTTGATGCGGTAATTCGCCAGGATGCTGAGACCACCTGAAATAAGGATGGCTGACGCAATGGCAACACTCAGCGTGGGTAAGGGCATCCCCTTCATTTTTGTGAGTTCGGCCATCATTTTTAGGTGCAAGAAATTACTGATGCCGGCATATACCATAAGGCCACCATACAGTACCCGGCCTACAACGACGAGTGCATTCATACCACCTCCTGCTTTCGATGGGGTTCAGAGATATACTTTAC
This genomic window contains:
- a CDS encoding DoxX family membrane protein; this translates as MNALVVVGRVLYGGLMVYAGISNFLHLKMMAELTKMKGMPLPTLSVAIASAILISGGLSILANYRIKIGVLLIWIFLVPVTLIIHNFWTVEDPMVRGNEMAHFLKNLLALAGALIFLALPASSFYAARKVDGRATPKG